A region from the Aeromicrobium choanae genome encodes:
- a CDS encoding helix-hairpin-helix domain-containing protein: protein MAPVPPETRAQVARQRLAELAATFDATLPDPDRPPPGRRRRPDPSRRLLRPGHVRFAAVVGGAAAVLVVWWLLAGRPHEVTVPTSSGVEVAGTTPSAGATSGTLVVDVAGRVRRPGIVTLPPGSRVHEAIKAAGGTKGKVDTASLNLARVLTDGEQVVVGAPAAAPSGGAASPSGQAEAVVNLNSADLVALDSLPGVGPVTAEAIVAWREENGPFRSVDDLLDVKGIGEATLADLRDRVSV, encoded by the coding sequence ATGGCTCCCGTCCCGCCCGAGACCCGCGCCCAGGTCGCACGGCAGCGCCTCGCCGAGCTGGCCGCGACCTTCGACGCCACCCTCCCCGACCCTGACCGTCCACCGCCCGGCCGGCGTCGCAGGCCCGATCCCTCCCGGCGCCTGCTGCGGCCGGGGCACGTGCGGTTCGCGGCGGTCGTGGGCGGGGCGGCGGCGGTGCTCGTCGTGTGGTGGCTGCTGGCGGGGCGGCCCCACGAGGTGACGGTGCCGACGTCGTCGGGGGTCGAGGTGGCCGGCACCACGCCGTCCGCGGGGGCCACGTCGGGCACGCTGGTGGTCGACGTCGCGGGCCGGGTGCGCCGCCCCGGGATCGTCACCCTGCCGCCGGGGTCGCGCGTGCACGAGGCGATCAAGGCCGCGGGCGGCACCAAGGGCAAGGTCGACACCGCGTCCCTCAACCTCGCGCGCGTGCTCACCGACGGTGAGCAGGTGGTGGTCGGTGCCCCGGCTGCCGCACCGTCCGGGGGAGCGGCGAGCCCGTCGGGGCAGGCGGAAGCCGTCGTGAACCTCAACTCGGCCGACCTCGTGGCCCTCGACTCGTTGCCCGGCGTCGGACCGGTGACGGCCGAGGCGATCGTCGCGTGGCGCGAGGAGAACGGCCCGTTCCGCTCCGTCGACGACCTGTTGGACGTCAAGGGGATCGGCGAGGCGACCCTGGCCGACCTGCGTGACCGGGTCTCGGTCTGA